Proteins found in one Prochlorothrix hollandica PCC 9006 = CALU 1027 genomic segment:
- a CDS encoding ABC transporter ATP-binding protein codes for MKFVWSASPYLLLLTTIINLINSLLPATQLYVNKLIIDQVILTLKTPEIPWNPVFIFVIISFGLAIAQDSLQELLTYFSQIMKDRFTLHANEILLKQAVHLDLAHYELPEFYDLLKRAQQSGSSYPVLALETATILLGQIIKLITLVGLLINFNPLISLFLLFTSIPTFSIGVGFSEKRFKMLKKQTQSGRFADYLQSIMTNNNFVKEVRLFNLENHLMGQWRTIRLQFNQEIENLAKKHARVNVLAIIFSKTGFYMAYAWVILKALQSQITIGDLSMYAGAFRQSQGAMQKILESIVKLYETNLYIQQFFEFLELTPKIKNPINPLCFPTFLQSGLVLDNVSFTYPGSLRPSLHHINLSVQPGENIALVGTNGAGKTTLLKLIARFYDVNSGQITFDGIPISKFDLVDLRRNIGVVFQDFARYNLSVSDNISFGNLDEYKNFDLIRQAAIDAGASEFIEQLDHGYQTMLGKMFPGGHELSGGQWQKIGLARAFMSPAQILILDEPTAALDAIAEYELFQRFRQLAKGKMTFLVSHRFSTVRMADRIVVLDQGSICEMGSHQELMDHNGLYAHMFKVQSSTYRPDLNPDSKP; via the coding sequence ATGAAATTCGTTTGGAGTGCAAGTCCCTACCTCCTACTCCTGACGACAATCATTAACCTGATAAATTCCCTATTACCTGCGACTCAACTCTATGTTAATAAGCTAATTATTGATCAAGTCATTCTTACCCTGAAAACCCCTGAAATTCCCTGGAATCCTGTCTTTATCTTTGTGATCATCTCCTTTGGCTTAGCCATTGCCCAGGACAGTCTCCAAGAACTATTGACCTATTTTAGCCAGATCATGAAGGATCGCTTCACCCTTCATGCCAATGAGATTTTATTAAAGCAGGCGGTTCACTTAGACTTAGCCCATTATGAATTACCAGAGTTTTATGATTTGTTAAAACGCGCACAACAGAGCGGCAGTAGTTACCCGGTATTAGCATTAGAAACTGCAACTATATTACTAGGACAAATTATTAAACTTATCACTTTAGTCGGTTTACTGATCAATTTCAATCCCTTAATTTCTCTGTTCCTCCTGTTCACCTCTATTCCAACCTTTAGTATTGGGGTCGGATTTTCAGAGAAACGATTTAAGATGCTAAAAAAACAAACCCAGAGCGGTCGTTTTGCTGACTATTTGCAAAGTATCATGACCAATAACAACTTTGTCAAAGAAGTCAGACTTTTTAATCTGGAAAATCATTTAATGGGACAATGGCGAACCATTCGCCTTCAGTTTAATCAGGAAATTGAAAACTTAGCCAAAAAACATGCCAGGGTTAATGTTCTCGCCATTATCTTTTCTAAGACTGGATTTTATATGGCCTATGCTTGGGTAATTCTCAAGGCCTTACAAAGCCAGATTACCATTGGGGATTTGTCGATGTATGCGGGGGCATTCCGGCAATCTCAGGGTGCCATGCAGAAAATTCTCGAAAGTATTGTTAAGCTGTATGAAACAAATTTATATATTCAGCAATTTTTCGAGTTTTTAGAACTAACTCCCAAGATTAAGAATCCTATCAATCCGCTGTGTTTTCCGACATTTTTACAGTCGGGACTAGTTTTAGATAATGTGAGCTTTACCTATCCTGGTTCCCTAAGGCCGAGCCTCCATCACATTAATTTATCGGTACAGCCGGGGGAGAATATTGCATTGGTGGGAACCAATGGGGCTGGGAAAACTACGTTACTGAAATTGATTGCTCGATTCTATGATGTCAACTCAGGACAAATCACCTTTGATGGAATTCCTATTTCTAAGTTTGATTTAGTAGATTTACGGCGCAATATTGGAGTTGTTTTTCAGGATTTTGCCCGTTACAACTTGAGCGTTAGTGATAATATTAGTTTTGGCAACTTAGATGAATATAAAAATTTTGATCTGATTCGCCAAGCTGCGATCGATGCCGGAGCCAGTGAATTCATTGAACAATTAGACCATGGTTATCAGACCATGCTGGGTAAGATGTTTCCGGGGGGCCATGAGCTATCTGGGGGACAGTGGCAAAAAATTGGTTTGGCCCGTGCGTTTATGAGTCCAGCACAGATTTTAATCTTGGATGAACCTACGGCAGCTTTGGACGCGATCGCCGAATATGAACTCTTCCAACGCTTTCGTCAGCTAGCGAAGGGCAAGATGACGTTTCTGGTCAGTCACCGCTTTTCCACGGTGCGCATGGCCGATCGCATTGTGGTGCTGGATCAAGGGTCTATCTGCGAAATGGGTAGCCACCAAGAACTCATGGATCACAATGGTCTCTATGCCCACATGTTTAAGGTCCAGTCGTCCACCTATAGACCTGATTTGAACCCTGATTCTAAACCCTGA
- a CDS encoding PepSY domain-containing protein, which produces MVKNLRKFHRQVAPFLFLPLLLTAVTGVGYRIGRSWFNLPSDAAEFFLVLHEGRFLGQPLVPIYVLWIGLSLLAMLVTGWVMVSQRKPLIALPKKDWRSVHRFVAPIALLPLGVSAITGIAYRLGKAWFNLPPEQTSFLLRLHQGTYLGSSLRPFYVLLVGSGLVGLLITGIQLTPLFRKRKVPAPPGS; this is translated from the coding sequence ATGGTTAAGAACCTGCGAAAATTTCATCGTCAAGTGGCTCCATTTCTGTTTCTTCCCCTACTGCTTACTGCTGTGACCGGGGTGGGCTATCGCATTGGTCGCAGTTGGTTCAACTTGCCCAGTGATGCAGCGGAATTTTTTCTAGTGCTCCATGAAGGTCGATTTTTAGGCCAGCCTTTGGTACCCATTTATGTCCTCTGGATTGGCCTAAGCTTGTTGGCCATGCTGGTCACGGGTTGGGTGATGGTCAGCCAACGTAAACCCTTGATTGCGCTACCCAAGAAAGATTGGCGCAGTGTCCATCGTTTTGTGGCCCCGATCGCCCTGCTACCCCTAGGGGTCAGTGCCATAACCGGCATTGCTTACCGCCTGGGAAAGGCTTGGTTTAACCTCCCCCCAGAACAAACTTCATTCCTCTTGCGCCTCCATCAGGGCACCTACCTCGGTTCCAGCCTCAGGCCATTTTATGTCTTATTGGTAGGGTCCGGTTTGGTAGGGCTGTTGATCACAGGGATTCAGCTCACCCCGCTGTTCCGGAAGCGCAAAGTTCCTGCCCCCCCCGGATCCTAG
- a CDS encoding lysophospholipid acyltransferase family protein, with protein MNSIHQYQPPLAFIPPAFNPLVLRVVQALIPQILRSTAQVQSVQVEHLDRLVHHYQQFQQGKSRLLLAFRHPSIDDPAVLFHLMAHLLPQQAKGQGQPFKTPTHCHFLYDRGIPLWVGSWIGWLYSRLGGVPIHRGKLDMQGLRTARHLLGQGQFPFAIAPEGATNGHNDIISPLEPGVAQLGFWAAEDLQKAGKANSVVILPISLRYSYVRPPWTALDRLLTELEQDCGLPPLTALDPDLPCPTPDPAHQDGAVEDGAAGNSTDPLRYQRLYRLGLQLLDQLEGFYSRFYHQDFSDLGALQTPPGMATDPLPQRLQRLLNTALAAAEAHFGLKPKGDIIARCRRLEQAGWDWIYREDLENRNRLSPLECGLADRVAEEAALRLWHMRIVESFVAVTGSYVRQDPSADRYGETTLLVWDLITRLKGGNPLKRPNLGAKAVKISIGEPLLVDSYWSQYQENRRGARQAVADLTQDLQTALEQLMRP; from the coding sequence ATGAACTCTATTCACCAGTATCAACCGCCCCTGGCCTTTATTCCCCCTGCCTTTAATCCCCTGGTGTTACGGGTGGTGCAGGCTCTCATTCCCCAGATTTTACGATCGACCGCCCAGGTCCAATCGGTGCAGGTGGAGCATCTGGATCGCCTAGTTCACCACTATCAGCAGTTTCAGCAGGGTAAGAGTCGTTTGCTGCTGGCCTTTCGCCACCCCAGCATTGATGATCCCGCCGTGTTGTTCCACCTCATGGCCCATTTGCTGCCCCAACAGGCCAAGGGCCAAGGGCAACCCTTCAAAACCCCAACCCATTGCCATTTTCTCTACGATCGCGGCATTCCCCTCTGGGTTGGCTCCTGGATTGGCTGGCTCTACTCCCGCCTGGGGGGGGTGCCCATCCACCGGGGTAAATTAGACATGCAGGGACTGCGCACGGCCCGTCACCTGTTGGGTCAGGGTCAGTTTCCCTTTGCCATTGCCCCCGAAGGAGCCACCAATGGCCACAACGACATCATCAGCCCCCTGGAGCCGGGGGTGGCCCAGTTGGGGTTTTGGGCCGCAGAGGATTTACAGAAGGCCGGCAAAGCTAACTCGGTGGTGATTCTGCCCATTAGTCTGCGCTATAGCTATGTCAGACCTCCCTGGACAGCCCTCGATCGCCTGCTGACTGAACTCGAACAGGACTGCGGTCTGCCTCCCCTCACGGCGTTGGATCCCGATCTGCCCTGTCCCACCCCGGATCCGGCGCATCAGGACGGCGCTGTGGAGGACGGGGCTGCGGGGAACTCCACCGACCCCCTCAGGTATCAACGCCTTTATCGTCTCGGTCTCCAGTTGCTAGATCAGTTGGAGGGTTTTTACAGCCGCTTCTATCATCAGGATTTTAGTGACCTAGGGGCACTACAGACCCCCCCCGGCATGGCTACCGATCCCCTGCCCCAACGGTTACAACGATTATTGAATACGGCGTTGGCTGCTGCCGAAGCCCATTTCGGCCTCAAACCCAAGGGCGATATCATTGCCCGCTGTCGGCGCTTGGAGCAGGCGGGCTGGGATTGGATTTATCGGGAAGACTTGGAGAACCGGAACCGGCTCAGTCCTCTGGAGTGCGGCTTGGCCGATCGGGTGGCGGAGGAAGCCGCTCTGCGGCTGTGGCACATGCGCATTGTCGAAAGCTTTGTGGCGGTGACTGGCTCCTATGTGCGGCAAGACCCCAGCGCCGATCGCTATGGGGAAACCACCCTTTTGGTTTGGGACCTGATCACCCGGCTGAAGGGGGGCAATCCCCTGAAACGACCTAATTTAGGGGCAAAGGCGGTAAAGATCTCCATTGGGGAACCGCTGCTGGTGGATTCCTATTGGAGCCAATACCAGGAAAATCGCCGTGGGGCACGGCAGGCGGTCGCTGACTTAACCCAGGATTTACAAACAGCTTTGGAACAGTTGATGCGTCCCTAG
- a CDS encoding MFS transporter — translation MLEKPPLKFWQLWNMNFGFLGIQFGWGLQMANMSAIFEYLGAEADQVPILWLAAPMTGLLIQPIIGSLSDNTWGPLGRRRPYFLGGAIFASLALLAMPNVSALWMAAGLLWILDSSVNVSMEPFRAFVGDLLPEEQRTQGFTLQSLFIGLGSVAAAAMPWLLTHWGGLAVSVSSADLAEAGTIPPAVKWSFYIGAAVFLGAVGWTVISTTEYPPDDLEAFQAQQRQRSQRNPLAQGWGVVEEIRDAWTGMPPVMKQLAWVQCFSWLGLFCLFLYFPPAMARDLFGAPDQSSPLYGEGIEWAGVCIAFYNLICLGVAFVLPRFAARTSRKLTHTVCLLAGAAGLASLALVPSPQWALLSMVGIGVAWCSMLSMPYAILVGSLPDNKTGIYMGLFNFFIVVPEVIASLGLGWVVNHWLGDSRLGAVVLGGGFLLIAAIVMQRVQDPVAAVPPLTVH, via the coding sequence ATGCTGGAAAAACCGCCCCTTAAATTTTGGCAGCTTTGGAACATGAATTTCGGCTTTCTGGGTATCCAATTTGGTTGGGGACTCCAGATGGCCAATATGAGCGCCATTTTTGAGTACTTAGGGGCCGAAGCCGATCAAGTGCCCATCCTTTGGCTGGCAGCGCCCATGACAGGGCTATTGATCCAGCCCATTATTGGCAGCCTCAGTGATAATACCTGGGGACCCTTGGGGCGGCGACGACCCTACTTTTTGGGGGGTGCCATTTTTGCGTCCCTCGCCTTACTGGCCATGCCCAATGTGTCGGCCCTCTGGATGGCGGCAGGGCTGCTGTGGATTCTGGATTCTTCCGTCAATGTCAGCATGGAGCCGTTTCGGGCCTTTGTGGGCGATTTACTGCCCGAAGAACAGCGCACCCAAGGCTTTACGTTACAGAGTTTATTCATCGGCCTGGGGTCTGTGGCCGCCGCAGCCATGCCCTGGCTCCTCACCCACTGGGGGGGGCTGGCGGTGTCGGTGAGTTCGGCAGACCTGGCAGAGGCTGGCACCATTCCCCCAGCGGTGAAGTGGTCGTTTTACATCGGGGCGGCGGTCTTTTTAGGGGCTGTGGGCTGGACTGTTATCTCGACGACGGAGTATCCGCCGGACGATTTAGAGGCGTTTCAAGCCCAGCAACGGCAGCGATCGCAGCGCAATCCCTTGGCCCAGGGCTGGGGAGTCGTGGAGGAAATCAGGGATGCCTGGACGGGGATGCCCCCCGTGATGAAGCAATTGGCCTGGGTCCAGTGCTTTAGCTGGTTGGGTCTGTTTTGTCTGTTTCTCTATTTTCCCCCCGCCATGGCTCGCGATCTATTTGGGGCACCGGATCAAAGTAGTCCCCTCTATGGAGAAGGCATTGAGTGGGCTGGGGTTTGCATTGCTTTTTATAACCTGATCTGTCTGGGGGTGGCCTTTGTCTTGCCCAGGTTCGCGGCCCGCACCAGCCGTAAGCTGACCCATACCGTCTGTTTGTTGGCCGGGGCGGCGGGGTTGGCTTCCTTGGCGTTGGTGCCCAGTCCCCAGTGGGCGCTGTTGTCCATGGTGGGCATTGGGGTGGCCTGGTGCAGTATGTTGTCGATGCCCTATGCCATTTTGGTGGGATCTCTCCCCGACAATAAAACCGGCATTTACATGGGGCTGTTTAACTTTTTCATTGTGGTGCCAGAGGTGATAGCCTCCCTGGGGCTGGGCTGGGTGGTGAACCACTGGCTGGGGGACAGTCGCCTGGGGGCGGTGGTGTTGGGAGGGGGCTTTTTGCTGATAGCGGCGATCGTCATGCAGCGGGTACAGGATCCCGTGGCGGCAGTTCCCCCCTTGACCGTCCACTAA
- a CDS encoding phycobiliprotein lyase: MILASAPVLHSPLEQETTQFFRDCVGRWHSKRRYHTLKSGLTQDVICTMEIEFLEAQSSDLLHLAHRHNLRPDQAFVAGVRISWESQYVDDVSGSPQATPSPQSDPSPPSVDASASLQKGHGKTSGGSSIFGVRGNFLYRDRGFATPDPVVSGYSLSDRTLLIATAYDGSSFSEECKLIGSHYRTRQTIISRNNTEQVIGQYVETRLTATLNQL; the protein is encoded by the coding sequence ATGATTTTAGCCTCTGCTCCCGTTCTTCACTCCCCCTTAGAACAGGAAACCACTCAATTTTTCCGTGACTGTGTGGGGCGCTGGCACTCGAAGCGACGGTATCACACCCTGAAGTCGGGACTCACCCAAGATGTCATCTGCACCATGGAGATTGAGTTTTTGGAGGCCCAGAGTTCTGATCTGTTGCACTTAGCACACCGCCACAACTTACGTCCGGATCAGGCATTTGTGGCGGGGGTTCGCATTAGTTGGGAAAGTCAGTATGTGGATGATGTGAGTGGTTCGCCCCAGGCTACCCCGTCCCCCCAATCTGACCCGTCGCCCCCGTCTGTTGATGCTTCCGCCTCGCTCCAGAAGGGCCACGGCAAAACCAGTGGTGGATCCAGTATTTTTGGGGTGCGGGGGAATTTTCTCTACCGCGATCGCGGGTTTGCCACCCCTGATCCGGTGGTGTCGGGGTATAGCCTGAGCGATCGCACCCTATTGATTGCAACCGCCTATGATGGCTCCAGTTTTTCCGAGGAGTGTAAACTCATTGGCAGCCACTATCGCACCCGCCAAACCATCATTAGCCGCAATAACACTGAACAGGTCATTGGTCAGTATGTGGAAACTCGCCTTACAGCAACCCTAAATCAGTTGTAG
- a CDS encoding DUF7734 family protein has translation MVEVLGRLEQYSRRFPQEVLVLEAQVGDQQEQVMIFKGISSLLLGATAFDPDVPVLPDAAVLVSLDRLRSPYTPQQPQYLAQGLTPDAVETLLTAAGC, from the coding sequence ATGGTGGAAGTACTGGGTCGCCTGGAACAGTACAGTCGCCGCTTCCCCCAGGAAGTGCTGGTACTAGAAGCCCAGGTGGGAGATCAGCAAGAGCAAGTTATGATTTTCAAAGGCATCTCCAGCCTCCTGCTGGGGGCGACGGCCTTTGATCCGGATGTGCCGGTCTTACCGGATGCTGCTGTCTTGGTCAGCCTCGATCGTCTCCGCAGCCCCTACACGCCCCAACAGCCCCAGTATCTGGCCCAAGGCTTAACCCCCGATGCGGTGGAAACTTTGCTGACTGCTGCCGGTTGTTAG
- a CDS encoding DUF3177 family protein, which yields MTDFALSALVWADYRLAVLFTVSLPLLLLIWAFISKMDAIQRLLEIYWKVSSLLAITVFLFIAAIPLGFVTGWLARLLIPISLWFWVDLNEDIHDMLPQRPLKIAFNSWRWGVTVYSVLGSLLSLGFVRCAGFSQDVLLTEDTSCRLWLEPPWGFRDYFMAGQTPDFVGFLGAFGLLIYTAYLVYFLVIRLGRQGRSAIR from the coding sequence ATGACTGACTTTGCCCTTAGCGCCTTGGTGTGGGCTGATTACCGCCTCGCCGTCCTGTTTACGGTTTCCCTACCCCTTCTGCTTCTGATTTGGGCATTTATTAGCAAAATGGATGCGATTCAGCGGCTTTTGGAAATTTACTGGAAAGTCTCCAGTTTATTAGCCATCACGGTGTTTTTATTTATTGCCGCAATTCCCCTAGGGTTTGTGACAGGATGGCTAGCACGGCTGTTGATTCCCATTAGCCTTTGGTTTTGGGTCGATCTGAACGAAGATATCCACGATATGTTACCCCAACGGCCCCTTAAAATTGCCTTCAACAGTTGGCGATGGGGAGTGACGGTCTACAGCGTGTTGGGATCCCTGCTGAGTTTGGGCTTTGTGCGCTGTGCTGGGTTCAGCCAGGACGTGTTGCTGACCGAAGACACGAGCTGCCGCCTGTGGCTAGAGCCGCCTTGGGGGTTTCGGGATTATTTTATGGCGGGTCAAACCCCTGATTTTGTTGGGTTTCTCGGAGCCTTTGGGCTGCTGATTTACACGGCCTATTTGGTTTATTTCCTGGTGATACGCCTGGGTCGCCAAGGGCGATCGGCAATACGGTAA
- a CDS encoding Calvin cycle protein CP12 — MSDNLKEQITKELEQARATCDVSGSNSPECAAAWDAVEELQAEASHQREEPKKSSFEQYCADNPDADECRLYED; from the coding sequence ATGAGCGACAATCTTAAGGAACAGATTACAAAAGAGCTAGAACAAGCTCGTGCCACCTGTGATGTGAGCGGTAGTAACTCCCCTGAGTGTGCTGCGGCTTGGGATGCTGTGGAGGAACTCCAGGCTGAAGCGTCTCACCAGCGCGAAGAGCCAAAGAAAAGTTCCTTTGAACAGTATTGTGCTGACAATCCCGATGCGGATGAATGCCGTTTATACGAAGACTAA
- a CDS encoding FIST signal transduction protein — MAQVMQWTSALSTRPSLEAAITEVVDRANGALHGKADLGLVFVSSVFASEYPRVMALVAEKLSIPYVIGCGGGGIVGCDDGAAVQEIEENPALSLCLAHLPGVDIDTFWVLDEDLPDLDSPPQAWIDCIGVEPQDNLYFILLSDPYSSRVDELLQGLDFAYPSAVKLGGLASGRPQRREGGLFFQNRYCSEGTVGLALRGNICLKTIVAQGCRPIGSVLRVTESERNILMQVESEDEGKPSTTTPLEALQSIVQTLDPDDRQLVQNSLFMGIACNPFQLELKPGDFLVRNLLGVDPRTGAIAVGDRVRPGQRIQFHLRDAHTSAEDLELLLQRYQQESGDLSPVGAVMFSCLGRGQHLYDQANFDSELFRRYLGEIPLGGFFCNGEIGPIGSNTYLHGYTSVFGIFCQP; from the coding sequence ATGGCTCAAGTTATGCAATGGACTAGCGCACTCTCAACCCGTCCATCCCTAGAGGCAGCGATTACAGAGGTGGTCGATCGCGCCAACGGTGCCCTCCACGGGAAAGCGGATCTGGGTTTGGTGTTCGTGTCCTCTGTTTTTGCCAGTGAGTATCCCCGCGTCATGGCCCTCGTCGCGGAAAAACTGTCCATACCCTATGTCATTGGCTGTGGGGGCGGTGGCATTGTGGGCTGTGATGATGGTGCAGCGGTACAGGAAATTGAAGAAAACCCAGCCCTAAGCCTCTGTTTAGCCCATTTGCCAGGGGTAGATATTGATACATTCTGGGTTTTGGATGAAGACTTGCCAGATCTGGACAGTCCGCCCCAGGCGTGGATTGACTGTATTGGTGTGGAACCTCAGGATAATCTCTATTTCATTTTGTTATCGGATCCCTACTCGTCCCGTGTTGATGAACTGCTCCAAGGCTTAGATTTCGCCTACCCCAGTGCTGTGAAGCTGGGGGGGTTGGCCAGTGGTCGTCCCCAACGGCGGGAGGGGGGACTCTTTTTCCAAAATCGCTATTGCAGCGAAGGCACGGTGGGATTGGCCCTGCGGGGCAATATTTGCTTAAAAACCATTGTGGCCCAGGGCTGTCGGCCCATTGGTTCCGTGCTGCGGGTGACAGAATCAGAACGGAATATTTTGATGCAGGTGGAGAGTGAGGACGAAGGCAAACCCAGCACCACCACGCCCCTAGAAGCGCTCCAGAGCATTGTCCAAACCCTAGATCCTGACGATCGCCAGTTGGTGCAAAATTCCCTGTTCATGGGCATTGCCTGTAACCCTTTCCAACTGGAACTGAAACCAGGGGATTTTCTAGTGCGTAATTTGTTGGGGGTGGATCCCCGCACGGGGGCGATCGCCGTGGGCGATCGGGTGCGCCCTGGTCAACGGATTCAGTTCCATCTCCGCGATGCCCACACCTCAGCCGAGGACCTGGAATTATTGCTGCAACGCTACCAACAGGAATCTGGGGATTTAAGCCCTGTGGGGGCGGTCATGTTTTCCTGTTTGGGGCGGGGCCAACACCTCTATGACCAAGCTAATTTCGATTCCGAACTTTTCCGCCGCTACTTGGGGGAGATACCCCTAGGGGGCTTTTTCTGCAATGGTGAGATTGGACCGATCGGCAGCAATACCTATCTCCACGGTTACACCTCGGTCTTTGGCATTTTCTGTCAGCCCTGA
- a CDS encoding exopolysaccharide biosynthesis protein codes for MAKLSTDLNQFFFDQDRGEMVTLADLLEFSGERAFGVLFVLTSFPSALPLPAPGYSTPFGLLIFLLAGQMILGRDTPWFPSKWLQWSVPLAMTQKVLKLGLPWLSKLETITRPRFTFLCTHATAKVVIGCALALMGISMMITIPGTNTLPAMGVFVTGFSLIEDDGAVTLAGLTLCLMGFILSTGIIIALVFFGSNFVDVIKGWLG; via the coding sequence ATGGCCAAACTATCCACGGACTTAAATCAGTTTTTTTTTGACCAGGATCGCGGGGAAATGGTCACCTTGGCTGATCTCCTGGAGTTTTCTGGGGAGCGAGCCTTTGGGGTGTTGTTTGTTTTAACGTCCTTTCCCTCAGCCTTGCCTCTCCCCGCTCCCGGCTACTCCACCCCCTTTGGTCTTCTCATCTTTTTGTTGGCAGGACAGATGATTTTGGGCCGGGATACCCCTTGGTTTCCCTCGAAATGGCTGCAATGGTCGGTGCCCCTTGCTATGACCCAAAAGGTTCTGAAGCTGGGCCTGCCCTGGCTCAGTAAACTGGAAACCATCACCCGCCCTCGCTTTACCTTCCTTTGCACCCATGCCACCGCCAAAGTTGTGATTGGCTGCGCCCTGGCCCTCATGGGCATCTCCATGATGATTACCATCCCTGGTACCAACACCTTGCCTGCCATGGGGGTTTTTGTCACTGGATTTAGTCTGATTGAAGATGATGGAGCCGTTACCCTAGCGGGATTAACCCTCTGTTTAATGGGGTTTATCTTAAGTACAGGAATTATTATTGCCCTAGTCTTTTTTGGCAGTAATTTTGTTGATGTCATTAAGGGCTGGTTAGGATAA
- a CDS encoding thioredoxin, with product MCQGERVLAPVPTLLATHSRGNHGGIAPTKIGDPPK from the coding sequence ATCTGCCAAGGTGAAAGGGTTCTCGCCCCCGTGCCGACCCTCTTGGCGACCCACAGCCGGGGCAACCACGGGGGGATTGCCCCTACCAAAATCGGTGACCCCCCCAAGTGA
- a CDS encoding TIGR03792 family protein gives MVIEWLKFWVEPQYHQRFLHWDAALWTAALATCPGYHSKEIWQDPADPCSLIVVIRWHDRQQWKAIDPQFLAQVEQAFTEAMGNHYQLQEMREFDPVLDPSLSSDPARSRG, from the coding sequence ATGGTGATTGAATGGCTGAAATTTTGGGTGGAACCCCAGTATCACCAACGCTTTCTGCACTGGGATGCAGCCCTGTGGACAGCGGCCTTGGCCACCTGTCCCGGTTACCACAGCAAAGAGATCTGGCAAGACCCCGCCGATCCCTGTAGCTTGATTGTGGTGATTCGGTGGCACGATCGCCAACAGTGGAAGGCGATCGATCCTCAATTTCTGGCTCAGGTGGAGCAAGCTTTTACGGAGGCCATGGGGAACCACTATCAGTTACAGGAAATGCGGGAGTTTGATCCTGTCCTGGACCCATCACTTAGCTCTGACCCTGCCCGGTCTAGGGGATAG
- the ctpB gene encoding carboxyl-terminal processing protease CtpB: MTRSPKFPNLARLALCGGVFLSSVSASLFLPAFSSSVRAAWEDSPKAVLDEAWQIVYRDYVDPSFNQTNWMALREELLEKDYSSTEATYGALREALAKLEDPYTRFMDPEQYQALTNQTSGELSGVGIRLKADAVTGLLLIEEPIANSPAMAAGVKSGDRVLAIDGAQTLGMEVNQAANLIRGEVGTDVALTLSRDGKQFDVTLRRARIEVPSVNYSVKEEGGNEIGYIHLSQFTSHAAREMRDAIRTLNQENVDAFVLDLRGNPGGLLYSSIDIARMWLDTGTIVKTVDRDSHNEELLANHTSLTHLPLVVLVDNNSASSSEILAGALQDNHRATIIGTQTFGKALVQSLHPLSDGSGIAVTIAHYYTPNGTDISKKGVIPDVEVRLSRREQQQLAQNPATIGTMADPHYSRAVMFLESSLLAQPTGRSNQLSERPVEGAAKAGVVQN, encoded by the coding sequence ATGACAAGATCGCCCAAGTTCCCGAACCTTGCCCGCCTTGCTCTCTGTGGTGGCGTATTTCTCAGTTCCGTTTCGGCCTCCCTCTTTTTGCCTGCGTTCAGTTCCTCCGTCCGTGCGGCCTGGGAAGATAGCCCTAAGGCGGTGCTGGATGAGGCGTGGCAGATTGTCTATCGAGACTATGTGGATCCGTCTTTTAATCAAACCAACTGGATGGCCCTGCGGGAAGAACTGCTGGAGAAGGACTATAGTTCCACAGAAGCCACCTATGGGGCATTGCGCGAAGCCCTTGCTAAGTTAGAGGATCCCTATACCCGCTTTATGGATCCCGAGCAATACCAGGCTTTAACCAATCAAACCAGTGGCGAACTCTCTGGGGTGGGGATCCGCTTGAAGGCCGATGCGGTCACCGGTCTCTTACTGATTGAAGAACCCATTGCCAACTCCCCCGCCATGGCGGCAGGGGTTAAGAGCGGCGATCGCGTCCTGGCCATTGATGGTGCCCAGACCTTGGGCATGGAGGTCAACCAAGCAGCGAACCTGATCCGGGGGGAAGTGGGAACCGATGTGGCCCTGACCCTATCGCGGGACGGCAAGCAATTTGATGTGACCCTGCGCCGCGCCCGCATCGAGGTGCCCAGTGTCAACTACAGCGTCAAGGAAGAAGGCGGCAACGAGATTGGCTACATCCACCTCAGCCAGTTCACATCCCATGCAGCCCGGGAAATGCGGGATGCCATTCGCACCTTGAACCAAGAGAATGTGGATGCGTTTGTCCTGGATCTGCGGGGCAACCCCGGTGGTCTGCTCTATTCCAGCATTGACATTGCCCGCATGTGGTTGGATACGGGGACGATCGTCAAAACCGTCGATCGCGATAGCCACAATGAAGAACTCTTAGCGAACCACACCTCCCTAACCCATTTGCCCCTAGTGGTGTTGGTGGACAATAACTCCGCCAGTTCCAGTGAGATTCTGGCCGGTGCCTTACAGGATAACCACCGCGCCACCATCATTGGCACCCAAACCTTTGGCAAAGCCCTGGTTCAGTCCCTCCATCCCCTGTCCGATGGCTCTGGCATTGCGGTAACCATTGCCCACTACTACACCCCCAACGGCACTGACATCAGCAAGAAAGGGGTTATCCCCGATGTGGAGGTGCGCCTGAGTCGGCGGGAACAGCAGCAACTCGCCCAGAACCCCGCCACCATTGGCACCATGGCCGACCCCCACTACAGCCGAGCCGTCATGTTCCTGGAAAGCAGCCTGTTAGCTCAGCCCACGGGCCGCAGTAACCAACTGAGCGAGAGACCGGTGGAAGGGGCAGCTAAGGCCGGCGTGGTGCAAAACTAA